The sequence TGCCGAATCTGTTAGAAACCCTATTTTACCTTTACATGCCTCTAAAGACTTTAGCAGAAAGCAAAGCCAGTTTGTTGTGTTTATAACTCCAATAATAAAAAGCTCTGCGAGTGCCGGCACTGAAAAAATAAAAAAGAAATTTAACCTAAAGCAATAACTAATATGAGCAGTACTAACAACAATTTTATTATAGCAATTTCTAGCGGAAAAGGTGGGGCTGGAAAAAGTACCCTTTCGGCTAACTTGGCCATTAGTTTACACAAAGAGCTTAATAGCAAAACTTTGTTAATTGATTTAGACAGCTATAACTGTGGCGATTTAAATACTATTTTGGGTGTACGACCTACTAACTCTTTACAAGAAGTTACTAATTCTGCAAGCCCTATTAACACAGCTATTGTAAAACATAGCTCTGGTTTGTTTTTTTTACCCAGCGTGCTTAGTTCAGAAAAAAAATTAACTGTTTCGGGTTCTCAATTTTTACAATATCTGTTGTCACTAAAAAGCCAGT comes from Pseudobdellovibrionaceae bacterium and encodes:
- a CDS encoding AAA family ATPase, translating into MSSTNNNFIIAISSGKGGAGKSTLSANLAISLHKELNSKTLLIDLDSYNCGDLNTILGVRPTNSLQEVTNSASPINTAIVKHSSGLFFLPSVLSSEKKLTVSGSQFLQYLLSLKSQYNFIVIDLGSNFLELQNQVINNSHALLLVTQADPLSIAATKRKLKELTLEAVPKEVSQIIVNQFDSKSALSGSAIETNLQKKILSI